The sequence below is a genomic window from Candidatus Methylomirabilota bacterium.
TATCATCGTGAACCGCATGAAGGGGGCCGAGCCCTCCCCGGAGACGCTGGAGGCGCTGGTCGCCTACGTGCGGTCGCTCGACTACCCCGCGAATCCCTATCTCAAGGCGGACGGTTCCCCGACCGACGCGGCGCCCGCGGCCGCCAAGCGCGGATACCAGATCTTCACCGTGAAGGCCGGGTGCAAGGCGTGCCACCTGCCGCCCGTCTACGACAAGAAGGATCTCGAGGACGTGGAGTCGGGCGGGAAGTTCAAGGCGCCGTCGCTACGGGTGGTCTCCCGCACCGCCCCCTACTTCCACGACGGGCGGTTCGCGACCCTCGAAGAGACGGTGCGCTTCATGTGGAGCTACATGCAGAAGGCCGGCACGACCGAGAAGCTGACAGACGGCGACCTGCGCGACCTCGTGGAGTTCCTGAAGATCCTCTGACGCCGGGATTAGCGGAACGCCGGGGCGATCTCCGTGATGAAGCGGTCGAGGTCGCGGCGCAGCTCGGGTAGCGGCCGGAACATGCTCGGGATGAACAGCACGCCGCAGCCGGCGGCCTTGGCCTGCTGGAGCTGCTCGCGGATCTGCTCCGGCGTCCCGGCCAGGCAGGTGTCGCGCGCGTCGGCAGCGTGACGGCCCATGCGCGTCTCGATCGTCTTTGCGAGCGCCTCGACCTCTTCCTTCTTGTCGGTGATCGAGCAGCGGACAAAAAGCTGACAACGAGCAGGGACGCGCGCTCAGGCTGCTGCACAGAGCCCTAAAATTGCTGCGGTTCGCAGCCCGCGCCGGAGCAGGTGAGTTGTCCATACTACACTAGCGATATGCGCCGACTCTGGGCGGTGGTCCTGCTCGCCGTCTCCGTGGTCTCTCTGTCCGCCGCTCCGCTCGCCGCCGAGCCGCACGTCATCGTCGCCTTCGGCGACAGCCTCACGGCCGGCCTCGGCGTCAAGCCCGAGGATTCCTATCCCTCGCGTCTCGAAGCGCGCCTGCGCGCCGCGGGCTATGACTATCGCGTCGTCAATGCCGGCGTCTCGGGGGACACCACGGCGGGCGGCCTGCGCCGCGTGGACTGGGCGCTCCGGAGCAGGCCCGAGATCGTCATCGTGGCCCTCGGCGCGAATGACGGCCTCCGGGGCCAGGAGCTCAAGAGCGTGCGGGTCAATCTCGAGGCCATCGTGGCGCGTTTCCAGAAAGCCGGGGCGCACGTGCTGCTGGCCGGGATGGAGATGCCGCCCAACTACGGGGCCCGCTACACGGCCGACTT
It includes:
- a CDS encoding cytochrome c peroxidase translates to MLRRLPLGAVLLVCLLALIIQAPAGSAQDLVAKGRALFNDTKLSADGKYSCASCHPDNGHTDNRTYIGVEVVKDGDPKGRSTPTLWGVGTRAAYSWAGTAPSLSANIRGIIVNRMKGAEPSPETLEALVAYVRSLDYPANPYLKADGSPTDAAPAAAKRGYQIFTVKAGCKACHLPPVYDKKDLEDVESGGKFKAPSLRVVSRTAPYFHDGRFATLEETVRFMWSYMQKAGTTEKLTDGDLRDLVEFLKIL
- a CDS encoding arylesterase, which produces MRRLWAVVLLAVSVVSLSAAPLAAEPHVIVAFGDSLTAGLGVKPEDSYPSRLEARLRAAGYDYRVVNAGVSGDTTAGGLRRVDWALRSRPEIVIVALGANDGLRGQELKSVRVNLEAIVARFQKAGAHVLLAGMEMPPNYGARYTADFRALFAEVARKRGATFMPFLLDGVAGNPQLNQVDGIHPTAEGYAAVSDRLWPYLQPLLKR